Genomic DNA from Vibrio vulnificus CMCP6:
AATTGAGTTAGTAAAATAGTTAATACAATTCCATTTTCATATCATCATATAAGATGCATAAGTAGTTCAGTGAGTATATCTTTTTTCAACTTTCCCAAGGTCTCTTCTTTTGCGTTTTCTGGAATAACCATTTGTAGCAATGAGCGTTTTAAATTTCCAATTGATTGAGGTGTTATAATCTGTTGTTCTCCTTTAAACAATTTAACGATAGACTCAATGGCAGTATCAGGGTACTTTCTAACCATATTTAGGCTGGTGATAAGCTCTTTATCATGATGACTATAATAACCTTCAAGCCCATTTTCAGTTGCCACGGCTAACTTATATATAGACAGGGAGTTAGTAACTTTGAAGGGTAAGTTAGGCTCAAGAGCTATCTGTAATTTTTCTTGAGAATTGTAATCAAAAAATATACCAATATCTTGGGCCTTATTTTTTATAGTAAATACTTTCCTTTCGCTAAGGTCATCTTCTACCAAATACGGATGTGATATGTTATAAGACAAGTTTCCTCGAGCGTCGATATTGATCACATTGTAGTTACCTTTGGTATGATTACAATTGTGGCAAGCAGGTATCAGGTTATAAAAAGAAACAGCAAACATCGGAAACAGTGACTTAGGAATAAAATGATCAAGCTCAGGTCTTGCCTCATCATTTTTATCTATGACAACAACTGGAGTAAAATTCCGATTACAATAAGGGCAAATCCTAGGCGCTACATACTTGGTCAATGAGTACGCACACCATTCCAAACTTTTTTCTCTAAACAGATCGTAATCAAACACTGCCTTAC
This window encodes:
- a CDS encoding HNH endonuclease — encoded protein: MFLINNATIIDAIKKHKAHFNQRPSQINIYTVYLSRNFEEIITGTPETLLKILNGFFDKIKDDLVSLPISDQLKHKYVHISGIKKKSGKIIDVELTFECPISLRSFWDALDNHLGTNANIDYAIQALDNIDYQLKCHLDIHTLNRQKLSEYKRKSKNLRSGKTVTILASKLNPYLNERLITCYVECKAVFDYDLFREKSLEWCAYSLTKYVAPRICPYCNRNFTPVVVIDKNDEARPELDHFIPKSLFPMFAVSFYNLIPACHNCNHTKGNYNVINIDARGNLSYNISHPYLVEDDLSERKVFTIKNKAQDIGIFFDYNSQEKLQIALEPNLPFKVTNSLSIYKLAVATENGLEGYYSHHDKELITSLNMVRKYPDTAIESIVKLFKGEQQIITPQSIGNLKRSLLQMVIPENAKEETLGKLKKDILTELLMHLI